The following proteins are encoded in a genomic region of Corticium candelabrum chromosome 19, ooCorCand1.1, whole genome shotgun sequence:
- the LOC134194496 gene encoding abl interactor 2-like: MVAEIARKRQQRMAAQQQGQEPDGTAAVNNGVVKVAPPVSTKPPKARERESIQVEPVEESREDKHREEFSTVADSGSNESREPSWAPKEYIHKVETIYPYTKDRDDELSFQEGTIIYVIRLNDDGWWEGVMEGGVTGLFPGNYAEILGSSV; this comes from the exons ATGGTTGCAGAGATTGCCCGTAAGAGACAACAGAGAATGGCAGCTCAGCAGCAAGGGCAAGAACCAGATGGAACAGCAGCTGTAAATAATGGAGTGGTTAAGGTAGCCCCTCCTGTCAGCACCAAGCCACCAAAAGCAAGGGAAAGAGAATCAATTCAAGTTGAGCCAGTGGAAGAAAGTAGAGAAGACAAACATCGAGAAGAGTTTTCAACAGTGGCAGACTCAGGCAGCAATGAATCAAGGGAACCATCATGGGCACCAAAGGAGTACATTCACAAAG TTGAGACTATCTACCCTTACACAAAGGATCGTGATGATGAGTTATCTTTTCAAGAAGGAACAATTATTTATGTTATTCGTTTGAATGATGATGGCTGGTGGGAGGGAGTGATGGAGGGAGGTGTGACCGGTCTCTTTCCAGGTAACTATGCAGAAATACTAGGCAGTTCAGTCTAA